The following are encoded together in the Trachemys scripta elegans isolate TJP31775 chromosome 7, CAS_Tse_1.0, whole genome shotgun sequence genome:
- the NPS gene encoding neuropeptide S, producing MISLFRLNFILIIWISTMHLWGCYPTVPSTLSRKSDYCLILLNSCLAKLDGSEELTFLKPFLEKSFIKRSFRNGVGSGIKKTSFQRAK from the exons atgatcaG TCTGTTCAGATTAaacttcattttaattatttggatCTCAACAATGCACCTGTGGGGGTGTTACCCAACTGTCCCTTCTACG CTGTCCAGGAAATCTGATTACTGTCTCATCCTGCTGAATAGCTGCTTAGCCAAGCTGGACGGGAGTGAAGAATTGACTTTTCTAAAACCTTTCCTGGAGAAGTCTTTCATTAAAAGGTCCTTTCGCAATGGAGTTGGATCAGGAATTAAAAAAACTTCCTTTCAAagagcaaaataa